The proteins below come from a single Methanolobus chelungpuianus genomic window:
- a CDS encoding aldolase has protein sequence MWREISRIGKKLVDSGLVESHFGNISVRVGNRMVITRSGSALDEIGEDSVVEVRLDGTCALDIIASSETIVHRAIYKNTHALAIVHAHCPFAVVMSLLAHEDSVRPADSEGQYFLGNIPIVRGGIGSEELAANMSQALASHKAAILYSHGTFAIGRVLDEAYVLTTQVEHSCKIRYWYDLATKTQAPVTP, from the coding sequence ATGTGGCGTGAGATATCCAGGATAGGTAAAAAACTTGTGGACAGCGGGCTAGTGGAATCCCACTTCGGGAACATCAGTGTAAGGGTAGGGAACCGGATGGTGATCACACGCAGCGGCAGTGCCCTGGATGAGATAGGCGAGGATAGTGTGGTCGAGGTCAGGCTTGATGGCACCTGCGCCCTGGATATCATAGCATCCTCCGAAACTATCGTGCACAGGGCCATCTATAAGAATACCCATGCCCTTGCCATTGTGCATGCGCACTGTCCCTTTGCTGTCGTTATGTCCCTGCTCGCGCATGAGGATTCTGTCCGGCCGGCAGACAGTGAAGGGCAATACTTCCTGGGCAATATCCCTATCGTAAGGGGCGGCATCGGCTCGGAGGAGCTTGCCGCCAACATGTCCCAGGCGCTCGCTTCCCATAAGGCGGCCATCCTGTACAGCCACGGGACCTTCGCCATCGGGCGTGTGCTGGACGAAGCGTATGTTCTCACAACCCAGGTGGAGCACTCCTGCAAGATCAGATACTGGTACGACCTGGCAACCAAAACTCAGGCTCCTGTCACTCCCTGA
- a CDS encoding CxxC-x17-CxxC domain-containing protein: MGFNDRGGNSRGGNRGGSGGFRGGGSGGFRPSGPREMHKATCSDCKQETEVPFVPSGDRPVYCRECYQKHRPARY, from the coding sequence ATGGGATTCAATGACAGAGGCGGAAACAGCAGAGGCGGAAACAGGGGCGGCAGCGGTGGCTTTAGAGGCGGCGGAAGCGGTGGTTTCAGGCCAAGCGGTCCGAGAGAGATGCACAAGGCAACCTGCTCCGACTGCAAACAGGAAACTGAGGTTCCTTTCGTGCCATCCGGTGACAGGCCTGTATACTGCAGGGAATGCTACCAGAAGCACAGACCGGCAAGATATTAG
- a CDS encoding RtcB family protein produces the protein MSEETEISVFDILIKIDDNTWEVPIGYKAGMHVPGRIFVSGHLLGILEKETIDQVANVAMLPGIQKYSMAMPDAHLGYGFSIGGVAAFDKENGIISPGGVGFDINCGVRLIRTNLLENDVRPKLSQLLDDLFEAIPTGVGSKSRLRVSDAELDDIFINGVQWAVDKGYGVKEDLDHCESGGKIPGADPSKVSAKARKRGRPQLGTLGSGNHFLEVQYVDEIYDEELASVFGLHKGQVTFMIHCGSRGAGHQICTDHLQVLTQASRKYNIALPDKQLACAPAQSPEAQDYFKAMLCAANYAWVNRHVIMHWTREVFEKTFAEEFGDLGMHLVYDVAHNIAKLEEHTVDGKKTEVYVHRKGATRAFSPGHPDLPDDYRVTGQPVIIPGSMGTASYVLCGTKESMEISFGSACHGAGRVMSRKSAKSELHGEQVREELSLKGIQVRASQPSLIAEEAPEVYKSSSEVVDVVHDLGIAKKVAKLLPMGVIKG, from the coding sequence ATGTCAGAGGAAACTGAAATCTCAGTATTTGATATACTTATAAAAATAGATGATAACACCTGGGAGGTGCCGATAGGATACAAAGCTGGAATGCACGTTCCGGGGAGGATATTCGTATCAGGGCACCTGCTGGGCATCCTGGAAAAGGAGACCATCGACCAGGTGGCGAATGTCGCGATGCTGCCCGGCATACAGAAATATTCTATGGCAATGCCGGATGCCCACCTGGGATATGGTTTCTCTATAGGCGGCGTTGCTGCATTCGACAAGGAGAATGGGATCATCAGTCCCGGGGGAGTGGGCTTTGACATAAACTGCGGAGTTCGCCTTATACGCACCAACCTTCTGGAGAACGATGTGCGTCCGAAGCTCTCCCAGCTGCTTGATGACCTCTTCGAGGCCATTCCCACCGGGGTGGGTTCCAAGAGCCGCCTGAGGGTATCCGATGCAGAACTGGATGATATCTTCATTAACGGTGTCCAGTGGGCTGTGGATAAGGGATACGGCGTGAAGGAAGATCTTGACCACTGTGAAAGCGGAGGAAAGATACCCGGCGCAGATCCCTCCAAAGTAAGTGCCAAGGCCCGCAAGAGGGGAAGACCGCAGCTCGGGACGCTGGGAAGCGGCAACCACTTCCTGGAAGTGCAGTATGTGGATGAGATATACGACGAAGAGCTGGCCTCTGTTTTTGGCCTCCATAAAGGTCAGGTCACGTTCATGATCCACTGCGGATCACGCGGTGCCGGTCACCAGATATGCACGGACCACCTGCAGGTACTGACGCAAGCCTCAAGGAAATATAATATTGCCTTACCCGACAAACAGCTTGCATGTGCTCCGGCGCAGTCTCCCGAGGCACAGGACTACTTCAAGGCGATGCTGTGTGCCGCAAACTACGCATGGGTGAACAGGCATGTGATTATGCACTGGACCCGCGAAGTATTCGAGAAGACATTTGCAGAGGAGTTCGGCGACCTGGGCATGCATCTGGTCTATGATGTGGCGCATAATATCGCCAAGCTTGAAGAACACACAGTGGACGGGAAGAAGACAGAGGTTTATGTACATCGCAAGGGAGCTACCCGTGCCTTCTCACCGGGACATCCAGACCTCCCCGATGACTATCGTGTCACAGGCCAGCCGGTGATCATTCCCGGCAGTATGGGGACCGCGTCCTACGTGCTGTGCGGTACTAAAGAGTCAATGGAAATCAGCTTTGGAAGTGCATGCCATGGGGCAGGGCGCGTGATGAGCCGCAAGAGTGCAAAAAGTGAGCTCCATGGAGAGCAGGTCCGTGAGGAACTGAGCCTTAAGGGTATCCAGGTACGTGCCTCCCAGCCGTCCCTTATTGCAGAAGAGGCTCCCGAGGTCTACAAGTCCAGCAGTGAGGTGGTGGACGTTGTGCACGATCTGGGGATAGCCAAAAAAGTTGCAAAGCTTCTGCCTATGGGAGTGATCAAAGGTTAA
- a CDS encoding FAD-dependent oxidoreductase → MTDIYNAFIIGTGAAGTTFAYRRRDSGMKVGIADCRELGGTCALRGCVPKKVLTGVASIVDAHNIRPRKGAGP, encoded by the coding sequence ATGACAGACATTTACAACGCTTTTATAATAGGAACAGGAGCTGCAGGGACCACTTTTGCATATAGGCGGAGGGACTCGGGAATGAAAGTAGGGATAGCTGACTGCCGGGAGTTAGGCGGGACCTGTGCCCTCCGGGGATGCGTTCCTAAAAAAGTGCTCACAGGTGTGGCCAGCATAGTTGACGCCCATAACATACGGCCTCGGAAGGGTGCCGGCCCTTGA
- a CDS encoding PUA domain-containing protein — MQTNDKNLARVRIMADFQFGKGCGDILFPDSVTFRLSKTKRVRQVFNSNDHIATVRASDGMFTLGIEGARSLHDFLPGPHKRVVVCEDAVPFVSQGKTTFAKHVTSIDPELRAGDEVIVVSGSDELLATGQLLLSPEEILVLDRGMAVDVRRGRDQA, encoded by the coding sequence ATGCAGACAAATGATAAAAATCTTGCCAGGGTTCGCATAATGGCAGACTTCCAGTTTGGAAAGGGGTGTGGGGACATCCTTTTCCCCGACAGTGTCACTTTCAGGCTTTCAAAGACCAAGCGCGTAAGGCAGGTTTTCAATAGCAATGATCACATTGCAACAGTGCGTGCAAGCGACGGAATGTTCACTCTTGGAATTGAGGGTGCACGTAGTCTGCATGATTTCCTCCCCGGACCCCATAAGAGGGTTGTGGTATGCGAAGATGCTGTCCCTTTCGTGTCTCAGGGAAAGACCACCTTTGCAAAACACGTGACCTCAATAGATCCTGAGCTCCGGGCAGGCGATGAGGTCATTGTTGTAAGCGGCTCCGATGAACTGCTGGCAACCGGCCAACTGCTTCTCTCTCCTGAAGAGATCCTTGTTCTTGACAGGGGAATGGCTGTTGATGTCAGGCGTGGCAGGGATCAGGCATAG
- a CDS encoding efflux RND transporter permease subunit produces the protein MSAKTIYKKIGELIEKSPKLIVLLAIVLMFVSLYGAGMIEHKSGTDTFVKKDSETYQNYDHLYKQNFGSEVIVVLVESDKVLDAEVLRAIDNFELIIQRDKDVENTMSVATLIKSASYSATGRSEIPGDVTIDALRSYLPEAYVEQLMPDEQHAIIMIQMPGNIDETNKKRLLAEVERTLRVVDFPAGTTATATGEPAFVIAMSEEMSSSLTSMLALAFILMIFALLMVFRHVRWCLLPIPVVVIGLIWTFGAMGFLSIPMTMASMAVFPILIGLGADYAIQFHNRVEEELAKGECVEEAIIDTIKHTGPAVGTAVAATSLGFIALFISPVPMIQDFGKMSLVGAILCYLVSMFVLVPLLYILDRRAVKKKCNGGDDPEKQKKEAGSSFGQFLSRTSLLTARHPAVVIALAAILAVAGLYFDEHVGVQTDTKDFVPQDMEALQDLNKLNRIMGGSDQINVIIRADDILDPDLIQWMVDFGELEEERHSHITGSSSIGSLIYSAYGSVPADRDTIVSITDGMSPIVTDRYIEGSNLGVLNLNLESELTSTQVASTIYKVENDLQWYAPPPGVTVTVTGSKVTSTSIIGALTSGRTAMGYLGMAIIFIGMLVIYRDWMKSLATILPIVMVTGWLGGVMYLLDMKYNPLTATLGALAIGIGAEFTILMLERYFEEREKGLEPFDAMETAASKVGPAILASGFTVIFGFSALIISSFPMIRDFGIVTVIAVAFSLFSTIVVLPPIMVNLDSWRSARKTSEKHLENNKVSI, from the coding sequence ATGTCTGCAAAAACAATCTATAAAAAAATAGGGGAACTAATCGAGAAAAGCCCCAAGCTAATTGTTCTGTTAGCTATCGTCTTGATGTTCGTGTCTCTTTATGGTGCAGGCATGATCGAGCACAAGAGCGGTACCGATACGTTCGTGAAGAAGGATTCGGAGACCTACCAGAATTATGATCACCTGTACAAGCAGAACTTCGGCAGCGAAGTGATAGTCGTTCTGGTGGAATCGGACAAGGTGCTGGATGCAGAGGTACTCAGGGCCATTGATAACTTCGAACTGATCATTCAAAGGGACAAGGACGTTGAGAATACGATGAGCGTAGCAACGCTTATCAAAAGCGCAAGCTACTCTGCAACTGGACGTTCCGAGATACCCGGCGATGTCACCATAGATGCCCTCAGGAGCTATCTGCCGGAAGCATATGTCGAGCAGCTGATGCCTGATGAGCAGCATGCCATAATCATGATCCAGATGCCGGGAAACATCGACGAGACCAACAAGAAGAGGCTTCTGGCAGAGGTCGAGAGGACCCTGCGAGTGGTGGACTTCCCTGCAGGGACAACTGCCACTGCAACAGGTGAGCCTGCTTTCGTCATAGCAATGTCCGAGGAAATGAGCTCGAGCCTCACCAGCATGCTTGCTCTTGCCTTCATCCTGATGATATTCGCACTGCTCATGGTATTCCGCCATGTCAGGTGGTGCTTGCTTCCGATACCCGTAGTCGTTATAGGACTGATCTGGACCTTTGGGGCCATGGGATTCCTGAGCATCCCGATGACCATGGCATCCATGGCAGTATTCCCCATACTCATAGGGCTTGGCGCCGACTACGCCATTCAGTTCCACAACCGTGTGGAGGAAGAACTTGCGAAGGGGGAGTGTGTCGAAGAGGCCATCATCGACACGATCAAGCACACAGGCCCTGCAGTGGGAACTGCAGTGGCGGCAACCTCACTGGGATTTATTGCCCTTTTCATCTCACCGGTCCCGATGATACAGGACTTCGGAAAGATGAGCCTTGTAGGAGCCATACTGTGTTATCTTGTCTCCATGTTCGTACTCGTTCCCCTGCTGTATATCCTTGACAGGAGGGCTGTGAAGAAGAAATGCAATGGAGGAGACGATCCTGAAAAGCAGAAAAAGGAGGCAGGCTCATCCTTCGGGCAATTCCTTTCCAGGACATCCCTCCTGACTGCAAGACATCCTGCAGTCGTGATTGCACTTGCGGCTATCCTGGCAGTTGCAGGACTGTATTTTGACGAACATGTGGGAGTGCAGACCGATACCAAGGATTTCGTTCCGCAGGATATGGAAGCGCTGCAGGATCTGAACAAACTGAACAGGATAATGGGCGGCTCTGACCAGATCAATGTCATTATCAGAGCCGATGACATCCTGGACCCGGACCTGATACAGTGGATGGTCGATTTCGGGGAACTGGAAGAAGAAAGGCACTCCCATATCACAGGATCGAGCAGCATCGGTTCGCTGATCTATTCAGCCTATGGTTCGGTGCCTGCGGACAGGGATACCATTGTCTCAATTACCGATGGCATGTCCCCGATAGTGACTGACCGGTATATCGAAGGTAGTAACCTTGGTGTCCTCAACCTCAATCTCGAGAGCGAACTAACATCAACCCAGGTCGCAAGTACCATCTATAAGGTTGAGAACGACCTACAGTGGTACGCACCGCCTCCCGGAGTCACCGTGACCGTAACGGGGTCAAAGGTCACATCCACTTCTATCATAGGCGCCCTGACATCCGGAAGGACAGCCATGGGTTACCTGGGTATGGCTATAATCTTCATCGGTATGCTTGTCATCTACAGGGACTGGATGAAATCCCTGGCAACAATACTGCCTATAGTGATGGTAACCGGATGGCTTGGAGGTGTGATGTATCTTCTGGACATGAAATATAATCCTCTGACAGCCACCCTGGGCGCCCTTGCCATAGGAATAGGCGCCGAATTCACGATACTTATGCTGGAGCGCTATTTCGAGGAGCGTGAGAAAGGACTGGAGCCTTTTGATGCAATGGAGACGGCTGCCTCCAAGGTAGGACCTGCGATCCTTGCATCCGGCTTCACCGTGATCTTCGGCTTTTCAGCCCTCATCATCTCGTCGTTCCCGATGATACGCGATTTTGGAATAGTTACAGTAATAGCCGTGGCTTTCTCCCTGTTCAGCACGATCGTTGTCCTGCCACCCATAATGGTCAACCTGGACAGCTGGAGATCAGCCCGCAAGACATCAGAAAAACATCTAGAGAATAATAAGGTGAGTATATGA
- a CDS encoding archease, giving the protein MDKRYEYLEHTADARFRAYGESLEEAFENAAYAMFNVMIDTSTVSAETSYEIELTSEDIEGLLFNWLSEILFVFEVESLAFAKFAVDRLEQDKDNFRLVARALGEEIDLSRHRFGTEVKAATYNDMRIERTPEGWMIQATVDT; this is encoded by the coding sequence ATGGACAAGAGATACGAATATCTGGAACACACGGCGGATGCCAGATTCAGGGCTTACGGAGAGTCCCTCGAAGAAGCTTTTGAGAATGCAGCGTATGCCATGTTCAATGTCATGATAGACACTTCAACAGTTTCGGCAGAAACCTCCTATGAAATAGAGCTGACCTCGGAGGATATTGAAGGCCTGCTGTTCAACTGGCTATCGGAAATACTGTTTGTTTTTGAGGTTGAGAGCCTTGCTTTTGCAAAATTTGCAGTTGACAGGCTTGAGCAGGATAAAGATAACTTCAGGCTTGTAGCAAGGGCCCTGGGAGAGGAGATCGATCTTTCCAGGCACAGGTTCGGCACCGAGGTCAAAGCGGCCACATATAATGACATGAGAATAGAGAGAACGCCTGAAGGCTGGATGATACAGGCAACAGTCGACACATGA
- a CDS encoding COG1361 S-layer family protein, which translates to MIPIKNVKLLMITILLLSYMQVASAGINEEVVSEIASDYYDVYGAPNLKANLACDKVFQRGESAVLYVNVMNNGQITGYEADQKEIDDDIAQYGESLTRSFMSAELLSDRAITTADSMTATLSLVDQDAPIKIKLDTLLLGSLSTGKSLASPAAFPIEIYDNAKAGTYTLRLDIAYRHQRDSAVTPPYGDTYYWYEDLNQTMYLPIVIEEEPYFKVLHTESDLQAGDRETITVTYMNTGDQLARECIARISVVDPFTTTDDQAYLGDMRPSESRNATFVVNVAADATPKEYSISSEVKYKDVHDKSQYSDALKVTADVGPATPLGEKVKDNATTITGLMLMVGIIGTPAYMVSKRKRNNK; encoded by the coding sequence ATGATACCAATTAAAAATGTAAAGCTGCTTATGATCACGATACTCCTGCTAAGTTATATGCAGGTAGCATCTGCAGGAATAAACGAGGAGGTCGTCTCTGAAATTGCAAGTGATTACTACGATGTGTACGGAGCTCCCAACCTGAAGGCAAACCTTGCATGTGACAAGGTGTTCCAGAGAGGAGAGAGTGCCGTCCTTTACGTTAATGTAATGAACAACGGCCAGATCACGGGCTATGAAGCGGACCAGAAAGAGATAGATGATGACATCGCCCAGTACGGTGAGAGTCTTACCCGCAGTTTTATGTCCGCCGAACTTCTCTCGGACAGGGCCATCACGACAGCAGATTCCATGACCGCCACACTTTCACTGGTTGACCAGGACGCCCCCATAAAGATAAAGCTTGATACCCTGCTGCTGGGCTCACTGAGCACAGGCAAGTCCCTTGCATCACCTGCAGCCTTCCCCATCGAGATATATGACAATGCAAAAGCAGGCACATATACACTCCGGCTGGATATAGCCTACAGGCACCAGAGAGATTCGGCTGTCACCCCTCCCTACGGCGATACATACTACTGGTATGAGGACCTCAACCAGACCATGTACCTGCCGATAGTTATCGAGGAGGAACCATACTTCAAGGTGCTGCACACCGAATCAGACCTGCAGGCGGGCGACAGGGAAACGATCACTGTCACATATATGAACACAGGAGACCAGCTAGCCAGGGAATGTATTGCAAGGATAAGCGTAGTCGATCCATTCACCACAACAGATGACCAGGCCTATCTCGGGGACATGCGGCCAAGCGAGTCCAGAAATGCGACGTTCGTGGTAAATGTTGCAGCTGATGCAACCCCAAAGGAATACTCGATCAGCAGCGAGGTCAAATATAAGGACGTACACGACAAGAGTCAGTACTCTGATGCCCTCAAGGTGACTGCGGATGTCGGTCCGGCCACTCCCCTAGGAGAGAAGGTGAAGGACAACGCAACCACAATAACCGGGCTTATGTTAATGGTGGGCATTATAGGCACACCCGCTTACATGGTCTCAAAAAGGAAGAGAAACAATAAATAA
- a CDS encoding CDP-alcohol phosphatidyltransferase family protein: MTSNALRPLALKYLEPMARAAADAGLSPNSVSILSLLFAAISGLLFYYSGRDPESGPLLVLAAGTLVALNSLLDAMDGVMARYMGVSSPKGDFLDHVIDRYADSFIICGIFFGGHVQWQIGVITIVGVLITSYLGTQAQALNLGRYYGGIIGRADRLILIMLATLVYALYPAPVHGLSILGWIILVIGVGSHITAFQRIFYIWKQLNAPVSDAGQKD, encoded by the coding sequence ATGACCTCTAACGCCCTCAGACCGCTTGCCCTCAAATACCTTGAACCAATGGCAAGAGCAGCAGCAGACGCAGGCTTATCTCCTAACTCGGTTTCCATCCTGTCACTTCTGTTTGCCGCTATCTCAGGTCTGCTATTCTATTATTCCGGTCGTGATCCGGAGTCAGGCCCACTGCTGGTACTTGCCGCAGGCACACTGGTAGCACTCAACTCCCTGCTCGATGCAATGGACGGCGTGATGGCGCGCTACATGGGAGTATCAAGCCCGAAGGGCGACTTTCTGGACCATGTCATTGACCGCTATGCAGACTCTTTTATAATATGCGGTATTTTCTTCGGAGGCCACGTACAGTGGCAGATAGGGGTCATAACTATCGTGGGTGTCCTCATAACAAGCTACCTGGGAACCCAGGCGCAGGCGCTTAACCTGGGGAGATACTACGGCGGCATAATCGGAAGGGCTGACCGCCTTATACTTATAATGCTGGCCACACTGGTGTATGCCCTGTATCCGGCCCCGGTCCATGGCCTGTCCATCCTTGGCTGGATCATACTGGTAATAGGTGTGGGTAGCCACATAACTGCATTCCAGAGGATATTCTACATCTGGAAGCAACTCAATGCACCTGTATCGGATGCCGGCCAGAAGGATTGA
- a CDS encoding polymer-forming cytoskeletal protein yields MNPTEASQSPERESTEGEVFKTFVIPDRTRMEEHTIVVEGDVIIGNHSEIKYGIISNSAILGERVEVSGDLISRFDVRVDIWSHISGNIKTDTNAYIGEFVTIDGKLVVKGDLDVGNDVKINGGFEAKGWIVVRNPVPVIVYLYLYISELLRLGKDEEVEKALSELFDDEVGAVSINSMIIPNGSRISMDSIRVPSKALIGSGCRLVGNIRATSLEMANDTTLYGSIRTIQDIALGKNNIIHGNIVSRGNVYINEKTHVLGEINAQAIRIHESARVDGVMRASGGIVFEREEDKVLSEKELMQLNI; encoded by the coding sequence ATGAACCCGACAGAAGCAAGCCAGTCTCCGGAACGCGAGAGTACAGAAGGGGAAGTTTTCAAGACATTCGTTATCCCTGACAGGACACGGATGGAAGAACATACTATCGTCGTAGAAGGGGATGTGATCATAGGCAACCATTCCGAGATAAAGTACGGTATAATCTCCAACTCCGCCATACTCGGCGAAAGGGTGGAAGTGTCAGGAGACCTTATATCCAGATTTGATGTGAGGGTCGATATATGGTCCCATATCAGCGGTAATATCAAAACGGATACTAATGCCTACATCGGTGAGTTCGTCACCATAGACGGCAAATTGGTTGTAAAGGGAGATCTCGATGTCGGCAACGACGTCAAGATAAACGGAGGCTTTGAGGCCAAAGGCTGGATAGTGGTGCGTAATCCTGTTCCTGTCATTGTCTATCTTTATCTTTACATCAGTGAACTGTTAAGGCTTGGCAAGGACGAGGAAGTGGAAAAAGCCCTTAGCGAACTGTTCGATGATGAAGTTGGGGCTGTGAGTATCAACAGCATGATAATCCCGAATGGCTCCAGGATATCCATGGACTCCATCAGGGTGCCCTCAAAAGCACTTATCGGGAGTGGCTGCAGGCTTGTTGGTAACATACGTGCGACCTCCCTGGAAATGGCAAACGATACAACCCTTTATGGCAGCATCCGCACTATCCAGGACATCGCATTGGGTAAGAATAACATAATCCATGGGAATATTGTTTCAAGAGGCAATGTGTACATAAATGAAAAGACCCACGTGCTGGGTGAGATCAATGCACAGGCCATCAGGATCCACGAAAGCGCCCGTGTGGACGGCGTGATGCGTGCTTCAGGTGGTATTGTGTTCGAACGAGAGGAAGATAAAGTTCTCAGCGAAAAGGAACTGATGCAACTTAATATTTAA
- a CDS encoding FAD-dependent oxidoreductase: MTPITYGLGRVPALEELQLEKANVALEMGNIALNEYFQSVSNPRVYAAGDCIRSGPLLIPAVSMQADIAAGNIIGRNRYTADYSMIPSALFTIPPLAGVGTSEKESSSGQKVLFHDMEQ, from the coding sequence TTGACGCCCATAACATACGGCCTCGGAAGGGTGCCGGCCCTTGAGGAGCTGCAACTTGAAAAAGCTAATGTTGCACTGGAGATGGGCAATATCGCCCTTAACGAATACTTCCAGAGCGTCTCAAATCCAAGGGTCTATGCTGCAGGCGACTGCATACGCTCCGGACCTCTCCTTATCCCTGCAGTAAGTATGCAGGCAGATATCGCCGCAGGCAATATCATAGGCAGGAACAGGTACACTGCCGATTATAGTATGATACCGTCAGCCTTGTTCACTATCCCTCCTCTCGCGGGTGTCGGGACCTCAGAGAAAGAATCATCCTCCGGTCAGAAAGTGCTTTTCCACGATATGGAACAATGA